One region of Drosophila kikkawai strain 14028-0561.14 chromosome 2R, DkikHiC1v2, whole genome shotgun sequence genomic DNA includes:
- the LOC108072916 gene encoding uncharacterized protein — translation MSGKIIFRNATQDLLMMEFMIANPDFTRGMENRVVTAEKWEELLKALNSAGPPVKTIQAWKKIRANRIVSIRSKLAKSPSGDNLCPLETKVASICGLLGPPQGVVRSTRIKKQPVHLVLNEPQVKKKTLVRQKLLKKKPIVKKQPDLLVLNEPLVKKKTLGKQKFLAKKPIVKNESLSDDEGEWEDVDTKPLHNQQPGPMPKILQTLQTMTSQQAEHFRYIEEIEIRKLKVTKAIMENIAKMVNK, via the exons atGTCCGGCAagataatttttagaaatgcAACCCAGGACTTGTTAATGATGGAGTTTATGATTGCAAATCCTGACTTTACCAGGGGAATGGAAAACCGTGTTGTTACAGCCGAGAAGTGGGAAGAATTACTTAAGGCTCTGAATTCAGCTGGTCCTCCGGTTAAAACCATTCAAGCATGGAAGAAG ATTCGAGCAAATCGGATTGTTAGTATTCGTTCAAAGCTTGCGAAGTCCCCAAGTGGCGATAACCTGTGCCCGCTTGAGACGAAGGTGGCCTCCATCTGTGGTTTGTTAGGTCCGCCTCAGGGCGTAGTTAGGAGCACCAGGATCAAGAAGCAGCCGGTTCACCTTGTCCTGAATGAGCCCCAAGTCAAGAAGAAGACCCTCGTCAGGCAGAAGCTCCTCAAGAAGAAGCCCATCGTAAAGAAGCAGCCGGATCTCCTTGTCCTAAATGAACCCCTAGTCAAGAAGAAGACCCTCGGCAAGCAGAAGTTTCTCGCAAAGAAGCCCATCGTAAAGAATGAGAGCCTGTCGGACGACGAGGGAGAGTGGGAGGACGTGGACACCAAACCGTTGCACAATCAGCAACCGGGGCCTATGCCGAAGATTCTGCAAACTCTTCAAACAATGACTTCTCAGCAAGCCGAGCATTTTCGTTACATTGAGGAAATCGAAATAAGGAAACTAAAAGTGACCAAGGCCATAATGGAAAATATTGCCAAAATGGTCAACAAATAA
- the Dhit gene encoding regulator of G-protein signaling 17 isoform X2 produces the protein MNKIVVYFKGLAIKNADENAPTKRDLVNAEFLDGEQPTLEEIRSWGKSFDKLMKSSAGRKVFQNFLRSEFSEENILFWLACEDLKKEGSAEVVEEKARLIYEDYISILSPREVSLDSRVREIVNRNMIEPTTHTFDEAQIQIYTLMHRDSYPRFLNSQKFKTLAQLQDNSNAGSKADSPT, from the exons ATGAATAAAATCGTAGTCTACTTTAAAGG TCTGGCCATCAAGAATGCCGATGAAAATGCGCCCACGAAGCGGGATCTCGTTAATGCCGAATTCCTAGATGGCGAACA aCCCACACTGGAGGAAATCCGCAGCTGGGGCAAGAGCTTCGACAAGCTGATGAAAAGCTCAG CCGGTCGGAAGGTGTTCCAGAACTTCCTGCGCAGCGAGTTTAGCGAGGAGAACATCCTGTTCTGGCTGGCCTGCGAGGACCTCAAGAAGGAAGGCAGCGCAGAGGTTGTGGAGGAGAAGGCGCGCCTCATCTACGAGGACTACATCTCGATACTGTCGCCGCGGGAGGTGTCGCTGGATTCGCGGGTCCGCGAGATCGTCAACCGCAACATGATCGAGCCCACGACGCACACCTTCGACGAAGCTCAAATCCAGATCTACACACTGATGCACAGAGACTCATATCCGAG ATTCCTAAACTCACAAAAGTTCAAGACACTCGCTCAACTGCAAGACAACTCGAATGCCGGCTCCAAGGCGGATAGTCCCACCTAG
- the Dhit gene encoding regulator of G-protein signaling 17 isoform X1 has product MSCTVSELPSGCRLRGMTASSQQSGANNSGNNGNGNGNGNGNGNGNGNGGSSAGGGGIVSGGGGGSLGGVSPTVGGGGSTSNVLQESNAATLQRPQSQKPCCFCWCCCCSCSCLAIKNADENAPTKRDLVNAEFLDGEQPTLEEIRSWGKSFDKLMKSSAGRKVFQNFLRSEFSEENILFWLACEDLKKEGSAEVVEEKARLIYEDYISILSPREVSLDSRVREIVNRNMIEPTTHTFDEAQIQIYTLMHRDSYPRFLNSQKFKTLAQLQDNSNAGSKADSPT; this is encoded by the exons ATGTCCTGCACCGTTTCGGAGCTGCCCAGTGGCTGTCGACTGCGCGGCATGACTGCATCCTCCCAGCAAAGCGGGGCCAACAACAGTGGCAATAACGGCAACGGGAACGGTAATGGTaatggcaacggcaacgggAATGGCAATGGAGGTAGCAGTGCCGGCGGAGGAGGCATAGtcagcggaggaggaggaggcagccTAGGCGGAGTATCGCCCACTGTGGGCGGCGGCGGGTCCACGTCCAATGTGCTGCAGGAATCCAATGCGGCCACATTGCAGCGGCCACAGTCGCAAAAGCCgtgctgcttctgctggtgctgctgttgctcctgctctTG TCTGGCCATCAAGAATGCCGATGAAAATGCGCCCACGAAGCGGGATCTCGTTAATGCCGAATTCCTAGATGGCGAACA aCCCACACTGGAGGAAATCCGCAGCTGGGGCAAGAGCTTCGACAAGCTGATGAAAAGCTCAG CCGGTCGGAAGGTGTTCCAGAACTTCCTGCGCAGCGAGTTTAGCGAGGAGAACATCCTGTTCTGGCTGGCCTGCGAGGACCTCAAGAAGGAAGGCAGCGCAGAGGTTGTGGAGGAGAAGGCGCGCCTCATCTACGAGGACTACATCTCGATACTGTCGCCGCGGGAGGTGTCGCTGGATTCGCGGGTCCGCGAGATCGTCAACCGCAACATGATCGAGCCCACGACGCACACCTTCGACGAAGCTCAAATCCAGATCTACACACTGATGCACAGAGACTCATATCCGAG ATTCCTAAACTCACAAAAGTTCAAGACACTCGCTCAACTGCAAGACAACTCGAATGCCGGCTCCAAGGCGGATAGTCCCACCTAG